CCCTACTTGCTTTGGCTAaaatctctttaattttatttgttgtcGTTGAATATAATGTCATACAGTCCTAAAttcaattgaattaaaaaaaaatacaaagtagTCAAAGAAAAGACGTGTTCCATGCCccatttcattaatattttccTTGTAGTTAAGACGATCATATTAAATGCATGTAAGTAAATTCTGTTGTGGCCTTTAAGAACCCAAAGGGTCACAACTCTTGATCATGAAGCAATAAACTGCCCAactactttttcatagtttcaATTACAAGTAAATCATATCAACAAGTAAAACCAATTTGAATAGTAAATTCATTACATCATATCCCTAACTAaacaatttcaattttcatactTATAAGCTATAAGTCTCAAAATCGAAACTTTTTCTTGTGTTtggtatataaataaaaaacattatcCTAAAATGCACATTCATAAATAATCTAGACAAATAATATAGGATATGGTGTTAGAAAAGAATCGAAATTATGAGAGTATGGGTAAGATGAAGTGTGCTGGACGATAGAAATGATACAATCATCACATTTAGCAaacttatttttcatacttcCATTAACTCAtaatccttctttttttttgtttaagcGATTTAtatcctttaaaaaaaattgaccaacTGAACGTGAGAAAATTTCTCCATATCGAATATATTCCGTCTCCGTACAAAAGATAAAATTCTAAGGTCCTTTGGCTCAAAGAAGTAATGTAGTTGGACCTATTAACTAAAATTGTACTGCACCAAGCTAATGTCATTTTCCTCACTACCCTGATAAGTGATAACTCAATGCAATTGTAATTAAATTTCTGTTCACCTAATCTCAACTTATGTATATATCTTATcctatctttttattttatgtgtcaTTATTTAACTGGACATAGAATTTAACATTTAGATAAATAGTgacaatataaaatgaaataaatcaaTTTCTAGAAGCAAATAGGACAAGCATACTAaagtttgaaaaagaaaaacatgaaaatgAAGATTGGAATAGGGCATGACCATCCCACCAAAGTGCTTGAAGAAAGTGGTAGACAAGAAAGTAAGGTAACCTAAATTTCTACATAGAAAAGTATAGTGCGCAAGTTGACGTCTATACATAAATGGTGGATAAGGGAATGACAATAGCATAAAAGACAGAGCTGCTTTACATTGTTTTCGTCAGCTCAAATTTATAATGTAAATTATggtatttgatatatttttcacGTAAGTATTTGattaaacacaaaatttaacaaACATACTCTGGAATGCATGATCTTAGACATGTAATGATATTTATGTAACTATAAGGGTAAATATAGGAGGAAAGACAGCCCCTAGATCCACACAGGGCACTTTAATAGAGGTTATCTTTAATCTATTGCTCAACAATTTCATATCGAAATCGGAACTTTGGACCTTTATATATTGAAGATCTTGTTTCCTTGccaaaaaacataataataatattctcaGTGCAGTCATTAACGAGTTTTATTTAGGGTGCGggggtttgatttttttttatatattaatttttcaatatataagtcatttcaTCAAACTATATTGAATATTTTGCTTCTTTTATTATACTCCTTTTATTCCTAATTATTTAtcgaatttttattttttatttgaccatttttacttattcattttgacaaatcaagaaagtacaattttttttatctattatatgttcaattaattaatttgaaaaggttataacttcttgaaaatcttaaattatttaatttattaacttcataattaataagatAAATGGTAAGTTCATTATGTCAATCATTGCTTCTTAATAAGTGTGTCAATTAAAAGTGAACAAATAagagaataatttttaattgtaaCTTATTTTTACTGTCTAATTTATTATTGTCAAAGTTTACAATTATTAGCTTGAATATACCGCCTTAAAATCGAAACAAGAAGGTGGCGTGAATCCGAGTCTCTATATATAAAATCAGAAAGCATGTTTAGACACACATATAGTTGGATATATAAAAGAATTTGAAAGCATGTTTTAAACCCATAGTACTTTGACAAAGAATaacaaattaatgaaatagCTAGGTccccatttttttaatttttcttccgTACCTTAGCATGAGAGTGCAACCGTACTTTTACACCTACACACTTTGAAGTTTATAAATTCTTACCCACCTATATCACCTTTTCTTTACTCACAACTCAACAAATATCCAATACTATCtccttttccatttttttctcttaataaaCAAACTTTTCAATTGTAACTTTAAATAGTAATTATGGAGCATCCTCAGTATTATGCACCCTACCGCCTTGCGGACTCATCATCTCTAGGATTTCCTCTTGGCACTGCCTTTCTCTTGGTTGCTGTTTTCAGTCTGAGTGCTATATTTTCTTGCTGTTATCACTGGCACAGAATCCGCTTGCTTCGTCGACGCGCAGACCTCGAAGCAGGCGATGATCCTGATTCCTTCAAATATAAACTCAATTATAATATGGTAACGAATTTACTCAATTGCTTCTAACATTTCATAATTCCATTCATACGTAAGTATTTACTTGTTATAACAAGTTacgttttttatttttaagatgaGCAAATTTCCTGTGAAATACTTTTACAAGggtaaaaatgttatttatgtTATCGGTGTATATGTTACTTATATACTCTAATTTTTAAGTCGTTGGGTAATCTTTTCTTCCTTAAATAAATCTAATTAATTACGTGAAAATTGCTGTTTGTTccttttctatataataccatTTCAATTATGTATTAAGTGCAAATTTGGAGGTATAAAAATTTCAAGATATTTAATGGAGTTTTGTAAAGTAATATTTATTGTTGGTAAGAAATAAGTAGATGTTCTAGAAAATTAGATATTTGTACTAAATCATAGAAtaatctaaatatatataaataaggaCGGTATTGTCAATTGAGTTTTCCAATTTTAATTAGCAATTTTGGACAATCAAAAGTTCTCTCCGgtt
This window of the Solanum pennellii chromosome 2, SPENNV200 genome carries:
- the LOC107009409 gene encoding uncharacterized protein At5g65660-like — its product is MEHPQYYAPYRLADSSSLGFPLGTAFLLVAVFSLSAIFSCCYHWHRIRLLRRRADLEAGDDPDSFKYKLNYNMSEKQNQSQNMPAVLMPGDEVPKFIALPCPCQPPRPEKVAEEVQLPPSPSPSPSPKPIRMVVGLLL